From Streptomyces sp. NBC_00370, a single genomic window includes:
- a CDS encoding HoxN/HupN/NixA family nickel/cobalt transporter, with the protein MTREEWTRLGGMGAFVLALHVIGWVTLVAVVAPEHHKVGTQAFGIGIGVTAYTLGMRHAFDADHIAAIDNTTRKLMGEGQRPLSVGFWFSLGHSSIVFGLAVLLSLGIKTLAGPVEDDGSRLHDVTGLIGTTVSGAFLYLIAAINLIILIGLWKVFRGMRSGRFDEGALERQLNNRGLMNRLLGRVTKSITKPWQMYPLGLLFGLGFDTATEIALLVLAGSGAASGLPWYAILCLPVLFAAGMSLLDTIDGSFMNFAYGWAFSKPVRKVYYNLTITGLSVAVALIIGTVELLGLLADQLGLHGLFWDWVGGLDLNIVGFVIVGLFFVTWVLALLVWKYGRIEEKWSADLRPVQALPADGRAD; encoded by the coding sequence ATGACCCGCGAGGAGTGGACCCGGCTCGGCGGCATGGGCGCCTTCGTCCTCGCGCTGCACGTCATCGGCTGGGTCACACTCGTGGCGGTCGTCGCCCCCGAGCACCACAAGGTCGGTACGCAGGCCTTCGGGATCGGTATCGGCGTCACCGCGTACACGCTGGGCATGCGGCACGCCTTCGACGCCGACCACATCGCCGCGATCGACAACACGACCCGCAAGCTCATGGGCGAGGGGCAGCGGCCGCTGTCCGTCGGCTTCTGGTTCTCCCTCGGCCACTCCAGCATCGTCTTCGGCCTCGCGGTCCTGCTCTCGCTCGGGATCAAGACCCTCGCCGGGCCCGTCGAGGACGACGGCTCGCGGCTGCACGACGTCACCGGGCTGATCGGTACGACGGTCTCCGGCGCCTTCCTCTATCTGATCGCCGCGATCAATCTGATCATCCTCATCGGCCTGTGGAAGGTCTTCCGGGGGATGCGCTCGGGCCGCTTCGACGAGGGCGCGCTGGAGCGGCAGCTCAACAACCGCGGTCTGATGAACCGGCTGCTCGGCCGGGTCACGAAGTCGATCACCAAGCCGTGGCAGATGTACCCCCTCGGCCTGCTCTTCGGGCTCGGCTTCGACACGGCTACCGAGATCGCGCTGCTCGTGCTCGCCGGGTCGGGCGCCGCTTCCGGGCTGCCCTGGTACGCGATCCTCTGCCTGCCGGTCCTCTTCGCCGCCGGTATGTCGCTGCTCGACACCATCGACGGCTCGTTCATGAACTTCGCCTACGGCTGGGCCTTCTCCAAGCCCGTCCGCAAGGTCTACTACAACCTCACCATCACGGGCCTTTCGGTGGCCGTGGCCCTGATCATCGGCACGGTCGAACTGCTCGGCCTGCTCGCCGACCAGCTCGGGCTGCACGGGCTGTTCTGGGACTGGGTGGGCGGGCTCGACCTGAACATCGTCGGGTTCGTGATCGTCGGGCTGTTCTTCGTCACGTGGGTGCTGGCGCTGCTGGTGTGGAAGTACGGCCGGATCGAGGAGAAGTGGAGCGCGGACCTGCGGCCCGTCCAGGCCTTGCCGGCGGATGGACGGGCCGACTGA
- a CDS encoding Hsp70 family protein, whose amino-acid sequence MARETVDFGIDLGTTNSAIAMSTGADADIVRNNLRDEYTPSAVHINRSGHVLVGKRARNKLDADPANTHAEFKLQMGVRDAARGFAGSGRTMSPEELSAEVLKSVRQDVRRAYGEEIGAAIITVPAAFELDQCDATRRAAALAGLEFAPLLQEPTAAAWAYSAVATDVPRRGFWLVYDLGGGTFDAAVIQVQDGEFTVVNHAGDNFLGGKLIDWLLVEEILIPAARAAHPGLASLERSDPLQAANIAKLKLAAEEAKIELSHMAAVEVDVELSDARGDRIPFVHEVTRADVERVAMPLYRRSVELCRKALAEKSLAPGNIERVLLVGGATLAPALRDLLADPADGLGIRLDHSLDPVTVVARGAAVFARTQRLPHGAKDRAAEVGDVLLDFAHKPTGRSTEPLVGGQARTAQDAEAGARDWTGYTVEFVNTADNELEWRSGQVPLGASGSFTARLKARAAHNTYAIEFRTPQGTLVPTSPATTSYQQMAMEGGDATLSHSFGVWVEGNEVAWILRKGTELPAEGRIVLESTVEVRRGQHTGLIRVPIVQGERARADRNSMVGQLDIRPDEIARDVPAGSEIEVLVEIDESFRTHVDAYIPILDEEFEIDVELGRDTPDVEELRGQGAAVTAQYEELRRRSATSQAGRTTELLDAFDQRGGLEGISRELDSADVNPDGPAIAQELLRKAESALDEAEDALVLPRLVQEAESVRDWVREVIEEYGDGHAKSALREAEAELDAAITSGDPTLVDHASEAVRNVGLQVLDASGRLPVLQFMSLKEQLAASADGRIQRLLHEGEAAVAAQDTARVRNLVIQLRRLLPRDAVVADGSVDTTVRAQR is encoded by the coding sequence ATGGCTCGCGAGACCGTTGACTTCGGCATCGACCTGGGCACCACCAACAGCGCCATCGCCATGTCGACGGGCGCCGACGCGGACATCGTCCGCAACAACCTCCGCGACGAGTACACCCCTTCGGCCGTCCACATCAACCGGTCAGGGCACGTGCTGGTCGGCAAGCGCGCCAGGAACAAGCTCGACGCCGATCCGGCCAACACCCACGCCGAGTTCAAACTCCAGATGGGGGTACGGGACGCGGCGCGCGGCTTCGCGGGCTCCGGGCGCACGATGTCACCCGAGGAACTGTCCGCCGAGGTGCTGAAGTCGGTCAGGCAGGACGTCCGGCGCGCGTACGGCGAGGAGATCGGCGCCGCCATCATCACCGTACCGGCGGCCTTCGAACTCGATCAGTGCGACGCGACCCGGCGGGCCGCCGCGCTCGCCGGGCTTGAGTTCGCGCCGCTGCTCCAGGAGCCGACGGCGGCGGCCTGGGCGTACAGCGCGGTCGCGACCGATGTGCCGAGGCGCGGCTTCTGGCTGGTGTACGACCTCGGCGGCGGTACGTTCGACGCGGCCGTGATCCAGGTCCAGGACGGCGAGTTCACCGTCGTGAACCACGCGGGCGACAACTTCCTCGGCGGCAAGCTGATCGACTGGCTGCTCGTCGAGGAGATCCTGATCCCGGCCGCGCGCGCCGCGCACCCGGGGCTCGCGTCGCTGGAGCGCTCCGACCCGCTCCAGGCGGCGAACATCGCGAAGCTCAAACTCGCTGCGGAGGAAGCCAAGATCGAGCTGTCGCACATGGCGGCCGTCGAGGTGGACGTCGAACTGTCCGACGCGCGGGGCGACCGGATCCCGTTCGTGCACGAGGTGACCCGCGCCGACGTGGAGCGGGTGGCGATGCCCCTGTACCGGCGCTCGGTCGAGCTGTGCCGCAAGGCGCTCGCGGAGAAGAGCCTGGCGCCAGGCAACATCGAACGGGTCCTGCTGGTCGGCGGCGCGACGCTGGCGCCCGCCCTGCGTGACCTGCTCGCCGACCCCGCCGACGGGCTCGGGATCCGGCTGGACCACAGCCTCGACCCGGTGACCGTGGTGGCGCGCGGCGCCGCCGTCTTCGCGCGTACGCAGCGGCTGCCGCACGGGGCCAAGGACCGGGCCGCCGAAGTCGGCGACGTCCTGCTGGACTTCGCGCACAAGCCGACCGGCCGCAGCACGGAGCCGCTGGTCGGCGGGCAGGCCAGGACGGCGCAGGACGCCGAGGCCGGCGCCCGGGACTGGACGGGCTACACCGTCGAGTTCGTCAACACGGCCGACAACGAGCTGGAATGGCGCAGCGGTCAGGTGCCGCTCGGGGCGAGCGGCAGCTTCACCGCGCGGCTGAAGGCACGGGCAGCGCACAACACATACGCCATCGAATTCCGCACCCCGCAGGGCACGTTGGTGCCGACGAGCCCTGCCACCACTTCCTACCAGCAAATGGCGATGGAGGGCGGCGACGCCACGCTGAGCCATTCCTTCGGGGTGTGGGTGGAGGGCAACGAGGTGGCGTGGATCCTGCGCAAGGGCACGGAACTGCCGGCCGAGGGGCGGATCGTCCTGGAGTCCACGGTCGAGGTGCGGCGCGGCCAGCACACCGGCCTGATCAGGGTGCCGATCGTGCAGGGCGAACGGGCGAGGGCCGACCGCAACTCGATGGTCGGCCAGCTCGACATCCGCCCCGACGAGATCGCGCGTGACGTGCCGGCGGGCAGCGAGATCGAGGTCCTGGTGGAGATCGACGAGAGCTTCCGCACGCACGTCGACGCGTACATCCCCATCCTGGACGAGGAGTTCGAGATCGACGTCGAGCTGGGGCGGGACACCCCCGACGTCGAGGAGCTGCGCGGGCAGGGCGCCGCTGTCACCGCCCAGTACGAGGAGCTGCGCCGCCGTTCGGCGACGTCGCAGGCGGGCCGTACGACGGAGCTGCTCGACGCGTTCGACCAGCGGGGCGGGCTCGAAGGCATCAGCCGCGAGCTGGACTCGGCCGACGTCAACCCCGACGGGCCCGCCATCGCACAGGAGTTGCTCAGGAAGGCCGAGTCGGCGCTGGACGAGGCGGAGGACGCGCTCGTACTGCCCCGGCTCGTGCAGGAGGCCGAGTCGGTACGGGACTGGGTGCGCGAGGTGATCGAGGAGTACGGCGACGGGCACGCCAAGAGCGCCCTGCGCGAGGCGGAGGCGGAGCTGGACGCTGCGATCACCTCGGGCGACCCGACGCTGGTCGACCACGCGAGCGAGGCAGTACGCAACGTCGGACTGCAGGTGCTGGACGCGTCGGGACGGCTTCCGGTGCTGCAATTCATGTCCCTGAAGGAGCAGTTGGCGGCCAGCGCCGACGGACGAATCCAGCGGCTGCTGCACGAGGGCGAGGCGGCGGTCGCCGCGCAGGACACCGCCCGCGTACGCAATCTCGTCATCCAGCTGCGGCGGTTGCTGCCGAGGGACGCCGTCGTGGCCGACGGCAGCGTCGACACGACGGTGCGGGCGCAGCGATGA
- a CDS encoding NADPH-dependent F420 reductase produces MATLGLIGSGHIGSTLARLAVAGGLDVVVSNSRGPETLSDLVAELGPRARAATAAEAAAAGDWVVVTIPLKAYQQVPQEPLIGKTVLDTNNYYPQRDGQIAELDAAKTTSSELLQDHLDQSHVVKVFNNIFFKHLADLSRPKGAADRTALPIAGDDAAAKAKATELLDALGYDAFDAGPLAEGWRYEPGTPAYGKPFASTPGDDFMSQPGGPASAADVSAALAAAQR; encoded by the coding sequence ATGGCAACTCTTGGACTCATTGGCAGTGGACATATCGGCAGCACTCTGGCGCGGCTCGCCGTCGCCGGCGGACTCGACGTGGTGGTCAGCAACTCACGCGGGCCCGAGACGCTCTCCGACCTCGTCGCCGAGCTCGGCCCGCGGGCCAGGGCGGCTACGGCGGCGGAGGCGGCGGCAGCCGGGGACTGGGTCGTGGTGACGATCCCGCTCAAGGCGTATCAGCAGGTGCCGCAGGAGCCGCTGATCGGCAAGACCGTTCTCGACACGAACAACTACTACCCGCAGCGTGACGGCCAGATCGCCGAGCTGGACGCGGCGAAGACCACGAGCAGTGAGCTGCTCCAGGACCACCTGGACCAGTCGCATGTCGTGAAGGTCTTCAACAACATCTTCTTCAAGCACCTCGCCGACCTGTCCCGCCCCAAGGGCGCGGCCGACCGTACGGCGCTGCCGATCGCGGGTGACGACGCCGCGGCGAAGGCGAAGGCGACGGAGCTGCTGGACGCGCTCGGGTACGACGCGTTCGACGCGGGCCCGCTGGCCGAGGGATGGCGCTACGAGCCGGGGACGCCCGCGTACGGGAAGCCGTTCGCCTCGACGCCCGGTGACGACTTCATGTCGCAGCCCGGCGGCCCCGCCTCGGCGGCCGACGTATCGGCGGCACTGGCGGCGGCGCAGCGCTGA
- a CDS encoding MarR family winged helix-turn-helix transcriptional regulator gives MGSLHQCPPGVRLERSAHLLLSRLEAEGPLSIGQLADAFGLDTSTVNRQTAALLRVDLAERIPDPDGGMARKIRITAEGLRKLRANRAWATDGLGTVLEDWTPDEVATLADALRRFNTTVEEKEGRPWPRAAEADG, from the coding sequence ATGGGCTCCCTCCACCAGTGCCCGCCCGGTGTCCGGCTGGAGCGCAGCGCCCATCTGCTGCTCAGCCGGCTCGAAGCCGAAGGGCCGCTGTCCATCGGCCAGCTCGCCGACGCCTTCGGCCTCGACACCTCCACCGTCAACCGCCAGACGGCGGCGCTGCTCCGCGTCGACCTGGCCGAGCGGATCCCCGACCCCGACGGCGGCATGGCACGCAAGATCCGGATCACCGCGGAAGGCCTGCGCAAGCTGCGCGCCAACCGCGCCTGGGCGACGGACGGCCTCGGCACCGTGCTGGAGGACTGGACCCCGGACGAAGTCGCCACGCTCGCCGACGCGTTGCGGCGGTTCAACACGACGGTGGAGGAGAAGGAAGGCCGGCCGTGGCCCCGCGCCGCCGAGGCGGACGGCTGA
- a CDS encoding phosphoesterase has translation MKDKNSEDPENAAMSRRRLVKYAGVGATLAAASPLVGGGTAWADDDERKPGKSGDSHGGDSRSRVWRAGDHHVHSEYSGEFDTTKNPPVFHKGADAVYPIVTNAIMAKNFGLTWAMCTDHGGPTHSKVNLEQAYPDLLRSRRLVPEVLQFWGMEFDAPALDHHTLMIPHHSEEAQQLFELESRFAKFDAFPTDPARDTEAKMVEFLKAARGMPRKPLVIAHHASRSATGLGVYGQDTPREFRNGNNAAPDIYVGFEGAPGHQAGPLNGGARGSYSSYPTHGGFDQMTARVGGLWDALLGEGRRWWITATSDSHVHWTRGGSDFWPGEYSKTHVLARQDYADIMDGLRNGRIWVGTGDLVTSLDVSASNHGRSAAVGETLAVSSRGRTDVEIEIRFRPLDGKNANGDRPQVRRVDLIVGKITGPSRDLDSDTNPTTKVVARFGPRDWDKHRNDYVIRHTLRDVEGDLYARVRGTSTDEAEPLADGLESPWDDLWFYSNPVFVKVR, from the coding sequence GTGAAGGACAAGAACAGCGAAGATCCCGAGAACGCGGCGATGTCGCGGCGGCGCCTGGTCAAGTACGCCGGTGTCGGGGCCACGTTGGCCGCTGCCAGTCCGTTGGTGGGCGGCGGCACGGCCTGGGCCGACGACGACGAGCGTAAGCCGGGCAAGTCCGGTGACTCCCACGGCGGTGACTCCCGTAGCCGTGTGTGGCGGGCCGGCGACCACCACGTGCACTCGGAGTACAGCGGCGAGTTCGACACGACGAAGAACCCGCCGGTCTTCCACAAGGGTGCCGACGCCGTCTACCCCATCGTCACCAACGCCATCATGGCCAAGAACTTCGGCCTCACCTGGGCCATGTGCACCGACCACGGCGGTCCTACGCACTCCAAGGTCAACCTGGAGCAGGCCTACCCCGACCTGCTGCGTTCGCGTCGGCTCGTGCCCGAGGTGCTGCAGTTCTGGGGGATGGAGTTCGACGCCCCGGCGCTGGACCACCACACGCTCATGATCCCGCACCACAGTGAAGAGGCCCAGCAGCTCTTCGAGTTGGAGAGCCGCTTCGCCAAGTTCGACGCCTTCCCCACGGATCCCGCGCGGGACACCGAGGCCAAGATGGTCGAATTCCTCAAGGCCGCGCGCGGCATGCCCCGCAAGCCGCTGGTGATCGCCCACCACGCCTCGCGGTCCGCGACCGGTCTCGGGGTGTACGGGCAGGACACGCCCCGCGAGTTCCGTAACGGCAACAACGCGGCGCCCGACATCTACGTCGGCTTCGAGGGCGCGCCCGGCCACCAGGCCGGACCCCTCAACGGCGGTGCGCGCGGCTCGTACAGCAGCTACCCGACCCACGGCGGCTTCGACCAGATGACCGCCCGGGTCGGCGGTCTGTGGGACGCGCTGCTCGGCGAGGGCAGGCGCTGGTGGATCACCGCCACGTCCGACTCGCACGTGCACTGGACGCGCGGCGGCTCCGACTTCTGGCCCGGCGAGTACAGCAAGACGCATGTGCTGGCCCGGCAGGACTACGCCGACATCATGGACGGGCTCCGCAACGGGCGTATCTGGGTCGGTACCGGCGACCTCGTCACCAGCCTCGACGTCAGCGCGAGCAACCACGGCCGCTCGGCGGCCGTCGGTGAGACGCTGGCCGTGAGCAGCCGGGGCCGTACCGACGTCGAGATCGAGATCAGGTTCCGGCCGCTGGACGGCAAGAACGCCAACGGCGACCGTCCGCAGGTCCGCCGCGTCGACCTGATCGTCGGCAAGATCACGGGACCGAGCCGTGATCTCGACTCCGACACCAACCCGACCACCAAGGTCGTCGCGCGGTTCGGCCCGCGCGACTGGGACAAGCACCGCAACGACTACGTCATCCGGCACACCCTGCGGGACGTCGAGGGTGACCTGTACGCCCGGGTGCGCGGTACGAGCACGGACGAGGCCGAGCCGCTCGCCGACGGGCTGGAGAGCCCCTGGGACGACCTGTGGTTCTACTCCAACCCCGTTTTCGTGAAGGTCCGTTAG
- a CDS encoding MFS transporter, whose product MMQASRPDNSNSNVIVGVLAAAGITVAVMQTLVVPLIPDLPQLLHTSAANASWAITATLLGGAIATPVVGRLGDLYGKRRMLLISTALLVIGSLVCAPADSLTPVVIGRTLQGFGMGVIPLGISIMRDVLPAEKLGSAMAVMSSSLGVGGALGLPLSAAVAQGADWHALFWGSAGLGLVVGLLTLLLVPESSVTARGRFDVLGALALSAGLLCLLLPISKGADWGWGSGTTLGLFGGAVVILLLWGLWELRHPAPLVDLRTSGKRPILMTNLASVVVGFSMYAMSLVAPQLLQLPGSTGYGLGQSMLAAGLWMAPAGLVMMAVSPFAAKVSAAYGPKLSLLVGALIIAVGYGAALGLMGSTWGVLAFAAIISAGVGFAYAAMPALIMSAVPPSESAAANGLNSLARSIGTSSSSAVMGVVLAHMTTRLGPVTIPTESGFRVAFMIGTGAAVVAALVVLGIPARAKMGPSLVATSAVPVVDADLSKQ is encoded by the coding sequence ATGATGCAAGCCTCCCGACCGGACAACAGCAACAGCAACGTCATCGTCGGCGTCCTCGCCGCCGCAGGCATCACCGTCGCCGTGATGCAGACGCTCGTTGTCCCGCTCATCCCTGATCTGCCCCAACTCCTGCACACCTCGGCGGCCAACGCCTCCTGGGCCATCACCGCGACCCTGCTCGGCGGCGCCATCGCGACCCCGGTCGTCGGGCGGCTCGGTGATCTGTACGGCAAGCGGCGGATGCTGCTGATCAGCACCGCCCTGCTGGTCATAGGTTCGCTGGTGTGCGCGCCCGCCGACTCGTTGACGCCCGTCGTGATCGGCCGCACGCTGCAGGGCTTCGGGATGGGCGTCATCCCGCTCGGCATCAGCATCATGCGGGACGTGCTGCCGGCCGAGAAGCTCGGTTCGGCCATGGCCGTCATGAGTTCGTCGCTCGGTGTCGGCGGCGCGCTCGGGCTGCCGCTCTCCGCCGCCGTGGCCCAAGGAGCCGACTGGCACGCGCTGTTCTGGGGCTCGGCCGGGCTCGGCCTCGTCGTCGGGCTGCTGACGCTGCTGCTCGTACCGGAGTCCTCGGTCACCGCCCGTGGCCGCTTCGACGTACTCGGCGCGCTCGCCCTCTCCGCGGGGCTGCTGTGTCTGCTGCTGCCCATCTCCAAGGGCGCCGACTGGGGCTGGGGGAGCGGCACGACGCTCGGACTGTTCGGCGGGGCCGTGGTGATCCTGCTGCTGTGGGGCCTCTGGGAGCTGCGCCACCCCGCCCCGCTGGTCGACCTGCGCACCAGCGGCAAGCGGCCGATCCTGATGACCAACCTGGCGTCCGTCGTGGTCGGCTTCTCCATGTACGCGATGTCGCTCGTCGCCCCGCAGCTCCTCCAGTTGCCCGGCAGCACCGGGTACGGCCTCGGCCAGTCCATGCTCGCCGCCGGCCTCTGGATGGCGCCCGCCGGGCTGGTGATGATGGCCGTTTCGCCCTTCGCCGCCAAGGTCTCCGCGGCTTACGGGCCCAAGCTGTCGCTGCTGGTTGGCGCGCTGATCATCGCTGTCGGTTACGGTGCCGCCCTCGGCCTGATGGGCAGTACGTGGGGCGTGCTGGCGTTCGCCGCCATCATCAGCGCCGGTGTCGGCTTCGCGTACGCGGCGATGCCCGCGCTCATCATGAGCGCCGTACCGCCGTCGGAGAGCGCGGCGGCCAACGGCCTGAACAGCCTGGCGCGTTCCATCGGCACGTCGAGTTCCAGCGCGGTCATGGGTGTGGTGCTGGCCCATATGACCACCCGGCTCGGCCCGGTCACGATCCCCACCGAGAGCGGCTTCCGCGTCGCCTTCATGATCGGTACGGGTGCGGCGGTGGTCGCCGCGCTGGTCGTCCTCGGCATTCCGGCCCGCGCCAAGATGGGTCCCTCGCTCGTGGCGACCTCGGCCGTGCCTGTTGTCGACGCCGACCTGTCGAAGCAGTGA